From the Musa acuminata AAA Group cultivar baxijiao chromosome BXJ1-2, Cavendish_Baxijiao_AAA, whole genome shotgun sequence genome, one window contains:
- the LOC135598479 gene encoding ras-related protein RABA2a — MARRADEEYDYLFKVVLIGDSGVGKSNILSRFTRNEFCLESKSTIGVEFATRTLQVEGRIIKAQIWDTAGQERYRAITSAYYRGALGAVLVYDVTKPTSFENISRWLKELRDHADSNISIMLIGNKTDLKHLRAVASEDAQSYAEKEGLSFIETSALEATNVEEAFQMILGEIYRVISKKNISSDESGLAAGVKEGKTIVVSASDSGTKKQCCST, encoded by the exons ATGGCGAGGAGAGCGGACGAGGAGTACGACTACCTGTTCAAGGTCGTGCTGATCGGCGACTCGGGCGTGGGCAAATCCAACATCCTCTCCCGCTTCACCCGCAATGAGTTCTGCCTCGAGTCCAAGTCCACCATCGGTGTCGAATTCGCCACCCGAACCCTCCAG GTAGAAGGTCGGATAATAAAAGCCCAAATATGGGACACAGCAGGCCAGGAGCGATATCGGGCAATAACCAGTGCTTACTACCGTGGAGCCCTTGGTGCTGTCCTAGTCTATGACGTGACCAAGCCAACATCATTCGAGAACATCAGTCGGTGGCTCAAGGAGCTTCGCGACCATGCTGACTCCAATATTTCAATCATGCTCATTGGTAATAAGACTGACCTTAAGCACCTTCGTGCGGTGGCCTCAGAAGATGCACAAAGCTATGCTGAGAAGGAAGGGCTTTCTTTTATCGAGACATCCGCACTGGAGGCTACCAATGTTGAGGAGGCCTTTCAGATGATTCTTGGGGAGATTTATCGAGTCATCAGTAAAAAGAACATCTCTTCTGATGAGTCTGGACTTGCTGCAGGTGTcaaagaagggaagaccattgTGGTTTCTGCATCAGATTCTGGCACAAAGAAACAATGCTGCTCAACATAA
- the LOC135612577 gene encoding protein BEARSKIN1-like encodes MASASSSSASTGVPPGFRFHPTDEELLLYYLKKKVSLEKFELEVVREVDLNKIEPWDLQEKCRIGSAPQNEWYFFSHKDRKYPTGSRTNRATGAGFWKATGRDKCIRNSYKKIGMRKTLVFYRGRAPHGQKSDWIMHEYRLEDSDDAIDSTAGCEEGWVVCRVFKKKCFFKVGGDGSSGQAMENHVNVGVSRQQPRALSSQYVHPNLTHHYHHFHHHNPNLYHSHMPANAYSHGQVQDLLTNHRPSGYDFAVLPGDAAAVVKPYDGGLELAAGPCEVMKDPGSSQWAVLEGMDGRLGGAAATAQQMNPMASQRGGEMDLWGYGK; translated from the exons ATGGCGTCTGCTTCGTCTTCGTCGGCCAGCACCGGAGTTCCTCCCGGCTTCCGGTTCCACCCCACCGACGAAGAGCTCCTCCTCTACTACCTAAAGAAGAAGGTCTCGCTCGAGAAGTTCGAACTGGAGGTCGTCAGGGAGGTTGATCTCAACAAGATCGAGCCATGGGACTTGCAAG AAAAGTGTAGGATCGGCTCGGCCCCTCAGAacgagtggtacttcttcagccaCAAGGACCGCAAGTACCCGACGGGGTCGCGGACCAACCGCGCCACCGGTGCCGGATTCTGGAAGGCCACCGGCCGCGACAAGTGCATCCGGAACAGCTACAAGAAGATCGGCATGAGGAAGACGCTAGTATTCTACCGCGGCCGCGCCCCCCACGGCCAGAAATCCGACTGGATCATGCACGAGTACCGGCTCGAGGATTCCGACGACGCCATCGACAGCACCGCCGGCTGT GAGGAAGGATGGGTGGTGTGCAGGGTCTTCAAGAAGAAGTGCTTCTTCAAGGTCGGCGGCGACGGGAGCTCCGGGCAAGCCATGGAGAACCACGTCAATGTCGGGGTGAGCCGCCAGCAGCCCCGGGCGCTGAGCTCTCAGTACGTGCACCCGAACCTCACCCACCACTACCACCACTTCCACCACCACAACCCCAACCTCTACCACTCGCACATGCCGGCAAACGCCTATTCCCATGGCCAAGTGCAGGACCTGCTGACCAACCACAGGCCGTCGGGCTACGACTTCGCGGTGCTCCCGGGCGACGCCGCGGCCGTCGTCAAGCCATACGACGGAGGCCTGGAATTAGCTGCCGGCCCCTGCGAGGTGATGAAGGATCCGGGCTCCAGCCAGTGGGCGGTGCTGGAGGGGATGGACGGGAGGCTGGGCGGCGCCGCTGCCACGGCGCAGCAGATGAACCCGATGGCGAGCCAACGTGGTGGTGAGATGGATTTGTGGGGATACGGGAAGTAA